The following proteins are encoded in a genomic region of Sorangiineae bacterium MSr12523:
- a CDS encoding amidohydrolase produces MAYEIKKFPYAGTIDADGHVLEPADLWENYLEQKFKPRALRIRVGDDGYEYLEVDGRPASRVEKGALGILGAMGSDDFVPRPDRRYADGRPFGASDPRERLELLKQENLEAVLLYPTLGILWETDVKDPELALAYSRAYNRWIADFCRNSSGRLVPIAQLTLQDPEGSAVELERAVKDGCKGAWVTSFSHGRVLHGDPRHDVLFAKCCELDVPLAIHPTLTPHGTAAGIFDWPEHSRQWGEQLWLRGIVQQAFISFFSFGTFDRFPKLRMGVLESGAGWVGAMLDRLDAFTESFKFGGKRLTATEYFRRQCFISSDPDETAAPHTIDHVGADCFIWATDYPHPDHPHTWVDDLKRFANVLAPATRAKVLGANVKRIYRLNLQ; encoded by the coding sequence ATGGCATACGAAATCAAGAAGTTCCCTTACGCAGGCACCATCGACGCGGACGGTCACGTTCTCGAACCGGCCGATCTGTGGGAAAACTATCTCGAGCAAAAATTCAAGCCGCGCGCCTTGCGCATCCGCGTTGGCGACGACGGCTACGAATACCTGGAGGTCGACGGGCGGCCGGCGTCGCGGGTGGAGAAGGGGGCCCTCGGCATTCTGGGGGCGATGGGCAGTGACGACTTCGTGCCACGGCCCGATCGCCGCTACGCGGATGGCCGGCCTTTCGGAGCTTCCGATCCGCGCGAACGCCTCGAGTTGCTCAAGCAAGAGAATCTGGAGGCCGTGCTGCTGTATCCCACCCTCGGCATCTTGTGGGAGACCGACGTGAAGGATCCCGAGCTCGCGCTCGCCTATTCGCGCGCCTACAATCGGTGGATAGCCGACTTTTGCCGCAATTCGTCGGGCCGGCTGGTGCCGATTGCCCAACTCACGTTGCAAGATCCGGAAGGGTCGGCCGTCGAACTCGAACGCGCGGTCAAAGACGGCTGCAAGGGCGCGTGGGTCACGTCGTTCAGCCATGGCCGCGTGCTGCACGGCGACCCGAGGCACGACGTGCTCTTTGCCAAATGCTGCGAGCTCGATGTGCCGCTGGCCATCCACCCGACCCTGACCCCGCACGGGACCGCGGCGGGCATCTTCGATTGGCCGGAACACAGTCGGCAATGGGGCGAACAGCTTTGGCTGCGCGGCATCGTGCAGCAAGCGTTCATCTCGTTCTTTTCCTTCGGCACCTTCGACCGCTTTCCCAAGCTCCGAATGGGCGTGCTCGAATCCGGTGCCGGGTGGGTCGGTGCGATGTTGGACCGACTCGACGCCTTCACCGAGTCTTTCAAGTTCGGTGGAAAACGGCTTACCGCCACCGAGTACTTTCGGCGACAATGCTTCATCTCGAGCGATCCCGACGAAACGGCGGCGCCGCACACGATTGATCACGTCGGTGCCGACTGCTTCATCTGGGCGACCGATTATCCGCATCCCGACCACCCGCACACTTGGGTGGATGATCTGAAGCGCTTTGCCAACGTATTGGCACCGGCCACGCGCGCCAAGGTGCTGGGCGCCAATGTCAAGCGCATTTACCGACTCAATTTGCAATAG